ACTATAAGAATGCGATATGAATCCGATTGTTAATATTCTTACAAAGATCATAATTCAAATTAATAAGATTATCGATAGCATAAATATTAAGACTATTGAGACTATAAAGCAGGTATTCTATTTATCTGTCTTTATCTTTGTGATCCTTGGAATAATTATCGGTTATTATTATGGGAAAGACTCTGCTGAAATTCATGGTACTCCTATTGCCGGTTCCACAAATGAGGTTTTTCAGATTGATATAAAAAGAGAACGTAAGGATGGGAATTTTCGTACTATGCTTGAAACTGAGATACTAGGCAAAAACAAACTATCGAAGCAGGATAAGATCAGATTTCCATCAAATGAGAAGCTTGAACTATATCTCAACAATAGAATCGCTGAACCTGATGATATGATTAATAAGATAAAACCGCCACCCTTAATTGATTCGAGGGATCGATTATCCAAGGTACAGAGAATAGATGAGGTAGGTACTAGGGCTGAGATTGAAGAGTTGAAGAGGCGAGGACATTATACTGATGAGAGGAATAGGGGTGAGATCCTTCGAGAGAAAAGGGAAGGGATGATATTGGAGGGTGATAAACCTGAGGTTAAACCGAGTTTAAACTCGGATTCAGGAATTGTTATTAGAAAAAAAACCAGACAAAAGGGAATAAATGATAAAATGAAAGAGGGGAGTGTTCCACAATTAATAAAGAGGGGTAGAGGTATCATCGATAGATGAAAAGGATTTCGGCCATATTATTATTTTGTATAATATTCAGCACGCCCTCTTACTCCCGAGATATGAGGGGTCTTGAAGATATCATTAAGAGTATCTTGGATAGCGAAATAGAGGGGAGTATAGAAGAAAAAGAAGAGGAAACCAAGAAGCCTTTAGGAGAAGAATCTTCTTCTCAATATATGACAAACAGGGCTGATAATGAAAAGATGGAAGAGAAGAAGGAGCAGATATCTATCCCATCACTTGATAGGACTCTTCTAGAGACAGGATTGGAACTCTTTAATGCCCATAATTATGATCATGCCTTGAGCAAATTCAAGGAATTGAAAATGAAATATCCACAAAGTCCATTGATGGATAGCTCAACAATCTGGATTGCTAAGATATACATTGATACAAATAAATGGGATGATGCTAGGGATGAACTCCTTTCCATTAGTGAGAATTCAGGGGAGTATCCGACAGCAGTTTTCCAGATGGGAGAGATAGAAATGAAGAGGGGTTATCCTTCAGCAGCTATTGAATTCTACTATCGAGTATCATCTCAATTCCCTAATCATCATCTTGCAGATGATGCTCTACTAGTTCTTGGGAATATTTATATAAATGAAAAGAAGGGCAATAAGGCGCTGCAAACTCTAATGAGATTGATCAAATACTACAGAGATCGTGAAACGATTGATGATGCCTACTTTTATCTTGGAAAGTTATTTGAAAGGGATTTAATGTTAAGGGATTTTGAGATTGCTATAAAACTTTATAAACTCTTTCTCAAGAAATCAAATGAGGAAAGGGCCTTACATTTTCGATATTCCCCTTTAAAAGAGAGGGTTGAAGGGAATTTGAAACAATTAGAGGCTATTTTAATGCCACATTCATCTCAAGCGAGCCAACAGTACTATAGAGATTGATAGCAAGGGTTGTCTGTTGAATTGCTGTAATAGTGAAATCCTTGCCGTGAATCACTGTAGGGGTTGTAACTTCAACGCCTTTGTCGATATTTGAAAAGAGGTTCATTGCGTTTCCAGTTATCATATTAGCAAGCTCCCCAATAATATCTTTATATTCCACATCAATTTGCTCTTTGCTCAAACCAGGGGCAAGTATATCAGCAATCTTATAGACCATACTGTATCCCAAACTATAAATAACTACTCCATGAATGTCTCCAGTTATACCGATCATTATAGCCACATCATGAGATGGTTCAGGATATTGTTTAATTGTTAGCTTTCCTCTTTTTAAATCGATACCAACTACAGTTTTAAATATTGAACTTGCAGATTCCAAAAAGGGATTAACGTACTCAGCATTGATATGCATATTGTATCCTCTATTGAATTATTAGATAATAATCAACTATTAAAATATTGAGTCAGGGTTGTTTATTAATTGATAAAAAAAGTATAACATAGTTATGTTATATATCAATCAAATTTCATGTTTTTTGTTATTTTTGATTTTTCTTTGTAAGAGGAGATCATTGATATTAACATAGCCCGCTCTCTCTCCCTTATTAATTTTTGATGAATGGAAGTAAATTTAGATGAGGAGGGTTTTGTGAAGCCTATATCCTTTTTTACAGGTGTAAAGACATAAAGACCTTCAAAGGAACTAATTACTCTGGATGTTTTACCTACACCTAAAGCTAAACAATCATTCCTGAAGATTGTTGAATTATTGATTGAATGAATTGTCTTTCCCTTCTTGCCACTTCCCTTAATTGGACTGCCAATTTTAAACTGATTCGAATAAAATATTTTTCCGCCAAGTTTTTTCGCCGCCATATTAAAGGACTTGTCATTTTTTGCTAACTCATTTATTTCTCTTGTTAGCTCTCGCTTAACGCTCTCAAATTTTTTATTCACAAGTTTATTCTTTAATCTGTTACGATCAGTCTTGGGGTCTTTCACCTCTTTTCGATTCTTTTTTAATTCTTCATCGATTTCATTTTCGCTAACTTTAATTTTATTGCCAAATCTCTTCTTCAGTTCCTTATTGGATGCGAAGCAATATTTGATCTGAATTTTAGAGTTATCAATTATATGTTGAGTATTAACCTCATCTTCTGTGATCCCTATTCCCATATTTATCATATTCATCATTTTTATGTTTATCAAATCCTCTTTTACCATCAGCATGAAATCAGATAAACTATAGTGAAAATAATTAAGATAATTTTGAAAATATTCATTATTAAAATTCCCGGATTTATCCTTAAATATCTGCATTTTCTTTATGGAACTCTTAACATTTTCCTCTGAGACCTTTATTCCCATCTCATCGGCCATTTGAAGTTGCAGTCTATATCTAATTAATGCATCCAGAATATATTTCTGCATATCCTTATCGTTTGCATTCTTCATGTAACGAGCAAAATTGTCCCTATAGTGCAAAAAATCTAAATAACTTATCTCCTCGCCATTTACAGTTGCAACAACGTTCTGGTTCATTCCAAGCCTGGATAAAAAATCAGGCATTCCAAAGGATATAATAATGATTATTGTAAAAAAACCAATTATAATATATCCTATAACCTTTACTGCTTTTGACCTCGAATCGAACATATTACATCCTTTATTATAAAAAGATATCGAACTGCCTATCTAAAACGGAACTGAGGATAAAAAGGGTTTCACATTGCCTCAGCTGCATCCACTTGTTGCTTCGTACTCTGAGAAAAAAGGCAAATGGCTATTCCAAATAGAATATCATGTATTGAACCTACGATAATATGTTGATAAATTACTGATATTGAAATTCACTCAATCTATTTCAGCTTCATCAACAAGCATAATCGGAATGCCATCATTTATCGGATATTTCCTTCTGCACTCAGTGCAAATGAGTTTTTCGTTTTTTGTATCATATTTCACATCTCCCTTACAAGCGGGACATGCGAGTATATCCAATAACTTAGTATCAATCATAGATCTTCCTTCAACATTAATATATATGATAGTGCAAAAAGCGCTATTTATTTTCTGGTTTGTTTAATTGCATGATCTTTAATTAAGATAGGTGTTCTCTCGAATATAAATTATTTACATTCTCCTATAATCCGAGATAGATAAGCGATCATTATTCCTTTTGTATCGAAACCTTGATTTTATAGACTGTTATGAAACTTAATTATCTATCAAGCTGAACTGTGTCAATTACATTTCCTGATATTAGTACCTTAACAATAAGGTCCTTATTCTTAAGGCAAGACTTTTTAAAGGATTAGAAGTGATTACAGGATAAACCGGGTAAAGAATTTTGTAAATCCAAATTCCTCATTTCTTAAGAAAAAGCTTGAATAATATAGAATTTCTTTAATTTTAGACCTGCAGGAATAATTTCAATGCCATATTTTGTTGAACAAAATTTATAACTGTTATACACTTTATTAATAAGTCCCTGCACATTGAATTTAATTCAGCAAGCTTACAATTTAAATCTCAAAAAATCCATAACATTGAATTACAATAACACAATCGTTGGTGAATTATCTCCTATGCATAGGAAAACCTGTTGGATTGATAGAAAAATTTTGAGAACTAATTGTTGATGCAGAAAGGAAATCAAAGGCTTTAGAAATATGGATTTATAGAAAAAAATAATCTAACCCTGTATAATTCTTTTCTTTACTTCATCAGGCCTAGTATATATTTGGTTTCTACTTTGCCGAGTTAGGGATTTAGTGTATAATTTGTTTTAAAGCTTCATTTACATCAGTAACTGGAAATCTGCAAACCCTGTTTTGGCATATATAAATGGTGGTTTGTCCTTCTATAAGTCTATTGTCAAGCAGCGGCAATGTCCCTTCACCAATTCCGCCAGAGAGAAATGTATTAGGTAAATAATGCTTGTCAAAGTCTTTTCGCATAGCATCACACTCTACGCCTAAAATAGACACTTCATAAGGATCATCAGCAAACCAAGTCATTAATATGTCCCAATTTGCATAGTAAGCTCCGCCATTAAACGCATTTTTCTTTACATTGTTTATCATTCTCTTTGAGTGATGGATATAATCATCGTTATAAAAATATTGTCCAAGTATAAATAAATTTTTCCCCATCTGTGAATTTGCCGATGGAATAACATTATCAGTCACATCGATTTTTCGGGCTATTAATGCTGGATCAATATCAGAAGTATAGAAAAACATTCCGCTGTTATTATCATAAAAATGAGCAATCGAATAATCAGTTAATTGCAGCGCCTTTAGTAACCATTTTTCATCAAAAGTGGCTTGATATAAGGAGATAAATGCATCAATAGTAAAGGAATAATCATCTATAAATGCGTTAATTGAAGCCCTTCCATTATTATAGCATCTATATAATCTATTTTCAGGTGTAATAATATTTGTATTCAAAAATTCAGCATTTTTCAGGGCAGCATCTAAATATTCTTTGTAGTCAAAAATCCTATAGGCATCAACATATGCCTTTAGCATAAGCGCATTCCATGATGTAATAATTTTATTATCAAGTCCCGGTTGAACTCGTTTGACTCTTTCTCTCAATAAAATCTGTTTTGCCTCTAATACTCGTTTTGTCAATTCATCCTCAGTGATTTTATATTTATCCGCTATTTGTTTATCGCTTAACGTCTTGAATAAAATATTCTGCTCCCTTAGCCAGTTTCCATTTTCAGTTACACTGTAATAATCAATAATTACATCTGCTTCATTGCCTAATGTTTTAAGTAATTCGCTTTTTGTCCATAGGTAATACTTTCCCTCTTCTCCTTCACTATCAGCATCTAGTGAAGAATAGAAGCCACCCTCTTGTGATGTTAATTCTCTTTGTATAAAATTTAGGGTTTCGCTCACAATTAGTTTATATTTTGAATCTTTGGTTAGTTGGTAGCCAGCAGAGTACAAACTAACAAGTTGTGCATTATCATACAGCATTTTTTCAAAATGGGGCACTTTCCAATAGGAATCTGTGGAATATCGAGCAAAACCACCGCCGATTTGGTCGTAAATGCCTCCATCAGCCATTTTATTTAAAGTTGTTGTAACGCTTTGCAATGCATCTGCATTTCCAGTTAAATAATAATAGTGCAGTAAAAATTGATAACCTATGGGCAATGGAAATTTAGGAGCTCCCTTTTGCCCGCCATTAGTGTAATCTATATTGTTTTCCCAAATAGTAAAAATACGATTCAATTCGTTTAATGTAAATTCTGGCTTTTCAGTATTCTCATAAATCATTTCACTGGATTGCACACCCTGCGTGAGTAATTGTGCTTGATGTTCTGCCCTATTTGGATTTTCCATAACAAAATTAGACACATGTTTAAGCATTTCAATCCATTGTGATTTTGGGAAATAGGTGCCGCCATATATGGGTCGGCCATCGGGTAAGGCTATACAGTTTAATGGCCAACCTCCTGATCCTGTAATCAATAGCACAGCATTCATATACACTTGGTCAATGTCTGGCCTTTCCTCTCTATCAACTTTAATGGCCACGAAATTATCGTTCATCAATTGCGCGACCTTTTCGTCTTCAAAGCTCTCCTGTTCCATAACATGACACCAATGACAAGCCGCATAACCAATGCTCACAATGATAAGTTTGTTTTCATTCTGGGCTTTATCCAAAGCCTCTTCTCCCCAGGGATACCAATCTACTGGATTGTGAGCATGCTGCAACAGATAAGGACTGGTCTCATGAATAAGGTTGTTTGTATATTTGTGTTCCGGATGACTCATAGCTCCCCCTTATAATACATTATCATAACATTTCATATTCTAATCTCTCGGTAGTATCTGAATAATCCATTATGTCACTACTCAAGTTGTCGATTTCCCACCGTATAACATACTCTCCTAACACAGCGGATAAAGCTATCTAAAAATTACTACTAATTATTTTTTGGAGTATTCATCAACACAACTTGACTATGTTTTATTTATAATGCTGGAAAAAGACAAATAAAAAAAGCAAAACTCCTCATGAAATAGGTGATCAAATCTTCCTTAGGGTAATTTTTACATGTATGTTTAGAATCATGTGCTTCCCTCTGCAATAGATAGCATTTTGTTCTTTGATATTGGATTAAGCTAACCTAAATCCAACAAAGATAACTGAATTCCATAGAAATCCTGATGATAATGATAAGCTTATCGGCCAATATTGGTATGATGATCAAGGGTTCCGGGTACGCAAGCTTGCTAACAGGCAGATTGTGGGTGAAACCCGTCAGGTTGAGATTCTTTATCCTTCTATGTACTTTGGCATCGAAAAACATAGGGACGAACAGGGTATGCTTATTGATGATACTACCTATGCTGTTAACAATATCTACCTGAACGGCGTGCGTGTTGCTGCTGTTATTCCATCCGGCGATGCCAGATATTATTTGACTGATCAGGTTGACTCCGTTAAGGTTATTGTTGATGACAACGGTTTGCCTGTAACACGCATGGAGTACCTGCCTTACGGCGAGACTTGGTTCCAGGAAGGGGATGAGAATAATGCGCCAAAGTACAATTCGCAGGAGCTGGATAAAGAAACCGGGTATTATTTCTACAATGCAAGGCACTATGATCCGGAGATCGTGCGGTTTGTTACGTCGGATACGGCGATTGATGGAGTGTTTGATACGCAGGGGTGGAATAGATTTTCTTACACTAAAGGCAATCCTATCCTATACAAAGATCCTACCGGACATTTTTCAATACTTGCAGTGCTTGTGATAGGTGATTCGATTTCTAAAGGAGTCTCAAAAGACATTTATGCTGCTAATGCAGGCAGTGACAGCGGAGATCCTGCAAAAGCAAATGTTGAGAATGATTTACAAAAAGCAAAGGGCAGTGGTGATAGAACAACTGGAAATTCTGCGGGGAAGGAACCTGATGTAACTGTAACAAGTACGATTGAAGGGAATTTGTATGATGATAGCGGTAATGTGGTTGGAATGTATGGGAAGCAGGAAATATTTTATCGCAACAGAGCGGGTGAAATTGAAACTGATGTAGTTGATTATGTTGAATGGAGAGAGGACAATCCTAATGCAATTGAAGAAGAAAAACAGCAAAAACCTTATGAGCATCCGGCAGCACCCGGAATATATAAAATGAAAGAAGCAAAATATGGAAATAAAATTGAAATTGAACATCCAGAGGATCCTGGAGATGATCCAAAACTAAAAGTAAAATGGCATAGATATGGTAGATCAGAAGGTTGCATAATAAGTTCTGATACAGACGCGGGAGATCAAATACGAGAAGATGTTAAAAATAGGGTTAAAGAAGGTGAAAATTTGACAATTCAATTAGAGGTTATTGATAAAAGAAATGAATTTATTGAAAAGTTGGAGGCTCCGTTGCCTTATTAAAATTAATCGAACTAAGTGGAGAGGTAGATAGATGAGAAAATTATTAATTGTATTATCACTATTTATAACATATATGATATATATTGACTGTCAAATATTAAGTTCGGTGGAAAAAATAATTTGGAAACATGGCATAGCTATAATTAATGATAAAGCAAAATATATTGATGCAATAAGATTAGACCAACGAACTATGGTATTAACAAAAGACTATATCAATAAAGGTAATAAGACTTTCACAAAAAATATATTAAAGTTTGGTCAACTTTGTTGGCGTTCAAGTAATAAGCTTATAGTATATGATACAGAAAAAGATAATCCTTTTGATTCAATAACAGGTGATAAATATAGCTATAAAATTAAAAACAATACAATGTATATAACAAAAAATAATAAGGAATGGGATAAATTAGAGATTAAAATTATTAATGAAAAACCTCAACAAGTACCGAAATGGGGAGTTCCTATATATATGACAATACATCTAAAATGTAAATGGTTTGAAGGTGAATATGCAATAATAGGAACTACTGGATAAATATAATTTACTCCCACATCTCCGTTGAAGCTGAAGTACTTTTAGGCATTTGCGTGTAGCAGTTAACGTAGGTTGGTTTTTAGCGTCTCAACAGCACAAACAATCATAATTCGTCTAGCATTGATAAACATGCAGATAATGAAGCGTAACCCAACAATCATTGAAACATCGAGCCAGCCAAAACACCCTCTGCTCCCTGACCCCCGAAGGGGGGACAAGAGGCTGTCTGGTGTTTGTTTATAGGGGTTGGGGATAAATTTTAAGAAGAAGATAAGAAATGGTTAATATTGAATTGTTAATTTTTTGTAGTAAACATAGGTTGGGTTATAGCGTCTTAACATCACATACAATCATTATTCATTTACCATTGATGGAGGCATAGATTATTTGAGAAATAAAATCAAGCATAATCCAACATATATTGTAATATCATAACCATGCGATACATACGCGCACAAATAAAAGGAGGAACTTTTTACTTTCATTGGGAGTCATGCAGAGTAGAACAAAGTCGGAATCGCATAATCAAGGGAAGAATCTATAGATTTTTTTACGATGCAGGAATCTTACAATAAAGGAAACTACTCAGATATTTTTTTCATATACACTATAAAATAAAAAATGTATTAAGGAGATGAGTTGGGATTCTCTAAAGTATGTCATTCCGGCTGTAGCGTAGCGGAATGCCGGAATCTAATGTAAATATTAAGAGGGTTTTGTAAACATTAAAGATTCCTGCATTCGCAGGAATGACATTTTCACCAACCTTAACTCTTTCTACCTGTATTTTTAGTAAAATAAATATTATTGTATCCATTAAGTAGTTACCAATAAAGACTGTATTATTGTTGAAAAACAAACCCAATCGATAGTTTCCAATTATTATACGATAGTGTTTCTTGGTCCTTTCCATTTTATGAATATGTATTATTTCTCTAGTAAACTTAGCTCGTTGAATGTTTTCGATAGTATCATAAACAGATTTAAGGATTTATTATTATATATTTTTTCAATATCGTTACTGAAATTTTTCTTAATATCAATATTCATGGGGTTATTGAATTCGGTATCTGAGTTTTTTAAAAAGCCATTTTCATTGATCGAGTCTCTCTATGGTCTAAAAATATTCCTTCAATT
This genomic window from Spirochaetota bacterium contains:
- a CDS encoding chemotaxis protein CheX — translated: MHINAEYVNPFLESASSIFKTVVGIDLKRGKLTIKQYPEPSHDVAIMIGITGDIHGVVIYSLGYSMVYKIADILAPGLSKEQIDVEYKDIIGELANMITGNAMNLFSNIDKGVEVTTPTVIHGKDFTITAIQQTTLAINLYSTVGSLEMNVALK
- a CDS encoding SurA N-terminal domain-containing protein: MFDSRSKAVKVIGYIIIGFFTIIIIISFGMPDFLSRLGMNQNVVATVNGEEISYLDFLHYRDNFARYMKNANDKDMQKYILDALIRYRLQLQMADEMGIKVSEENVKSSIKKMQIFKDKSGNFNNEYFQNYLNYFHYSLSDFMLMVKEDLINIKMMNMINMGIGITEDEVNTQHIIDNSKIQIKYCFASNKELKKRFGNKIKVSENEIDEELKKNRKEVKDPKTDRNRLKNKLVNKKFESVKRELTREINELAKNDKSFNMAAKKLGGKIFYSNQFKIGSPIKGSGKKGKTIHSINNSTIFRNDCLALGVGKTSRVISSFEGLYVFTPVKKDIGFTKPSSSKFTSIHQKLIRERERAMLISMISSYKEKSKITKNMKFD
- a CDS encoding Trm112 family protein, whose translation is MIDTKLLDILACPACKGDVKYDTKNEKLICTECRRKYPINDGIPIMLVDEAEID
- a CDS encoding thioredoxin domain-containing protein, with translation MSHPEHKYTNNLIHETSPYLLQHAHNPVDWYPWGEEALDKAQNENKLIIVSIGYAACHWCHVMEQESFEDEKVAQLMNDNFVAIKVDREERPDIDQVYMNAVLLITGSGGWPLNCIALPDGRPIYGGTYFPKSQWIEMLKHVSNFVMENPNRAEHQAQLLTQGVQSSEMIYENTEKPEFTLNELNRIFTIWENNIDYTNGGQKGAPKFPLPIGYQFLLHYYYLTGNADALQSVTTTLNKMADGGIYDQIGGGFARYSTDSYWKVPHFEKMLYDNAQLVSLYSAGYQLTKDSKYKLIVSETLNFIQRELTSQEGGFYSSLDADSEGEEGKYYLWTKSELLKTLGNEADVIIDYYSVTENGNWLREQNILFKTLSDKQIADKYKITEDELTKRVLEAKQILLRERVKRVQPGLDNKIITSWNALMLKAYVDAYRIFDYKEYLDAALKNAEFLNTNIITPENRLYRCYNNGRASINAFIDDYSFTIDAFISLYQATFDEKWLLKALQLTDYSIAHFYDNNSGMFFYTSDIDPALIARKIDVTDNVIPSANSQMGKNLFILGQYFYNDDYIHHSKRMINNVKKNAFNGGAYYANWDILMTWFADDPYEVSILGVECDAMRKDFDKHYLPNTFLSGGIGEGTLPLLDNRLIEGQTTIYICQNRVCRFPVTDVNEALKQIIH
- a CDS encoding RHS repeat-associated core domain-containing protein; this translates as MGETRQVEILYPSMYFGIEKHRDEQGMLIDDTTYAVNNIYLNGVRVAAVIPSGDARYYLTDQVDSVKVIVDDNGLPVTRMEYLPYGETWFQEGDENNAPKYNSQELDKETGYYFYNARHYDPEIVRFVTSDTAIDGVFDTQGWNRFSYTKGNPILYKDPTGHFSILAVLVIGDSISKGVSKDIYAANAGSDSGDPAKANVENDLQKAKGSGDRTTGNSAGKEPDVTVTSTIEGNLYDDSGNVVGMYGKQEIFYRNRAGEIETDVVDYVEWREDNPNAIEEEKQQKPYEHPAAPGIYKMKEAKYGNKIEIEHPEDPGDDPKLKVKWHRYGRSEGCIISSDTDAGDQIREDVKNRVKEGENLTIQLEVIDKRNEFIEKLEAPLPY